From Streptomyces sp. NBC_00370, a single genomic window includes:
- the paaB gene encoding 1,2-phenylacetyl-CoA epoxidase subunit PaaB, giving the protein MSGSTDWPLWEVFVRSRRGLSHTHAGSLHAPDAEMALRNARDLYTRRSEGVSIWVVPSTAIEASSPDEKDPFFAPAADKAYRHPTFYEIPDGVKHL; this is encoded by the coding sequence ATGAGCGGCTCGACCGACTGGCCCCTGTGGGAGGTCTTCGTACGCTCCCGGCGCGGGCTCTCGCACACCCACGCGGGCAGCCTGCACGCCCCGGACGCCGAGATGGCCCTGCGCAACGCCCGGGATCTGTACACCCGGCGCAGCGAGGGCGTCTCGATCTGGGTCGTGCCGTCCACCGCGATCGAGGCGTCGTCGCCCGACGAGAAGGACCCGTTCTTCGCCCCGGCCGCCGACAAGGCGTACCGGCACCCGACGTTCTACGAGATCCCGGACGGGGTGAAGCACCTGTGA